Proteins encoded within one genomic window of Anaerolineae bacterium:
- a CDS encoding CoB--CoM heterodisulfide reductase iron-sulfur subunit B family protein produces the protein MKVSYFPGCTLNTKGKGFDRSVREAMAVLGVELEELPDWNCCGASFPLLVDNLLDLAGPARILVAASARGEKLTTACTTCYNVLKRTNRVLRLDQEKRERLNYFLEADYQGQVEVLDVLQIIRDEVGFERVKWEVKKGLAGLRVACYYGCMVLRPPAEVAYDDPENPHALDDLMASLGAEPILWGGKVECCGNYLVAIKPEVAMEMSYRIISSAFRAGAEVIATNCPLCQFNLDRWQKDLMVTRGGFRPMPVLYFTQLLALALGLDPNHYELDKHYVDPRPLLRAKGLWNESG, from the coding sequence GTGAAAGTCAGCTATTTTCCGGGATGCACCCTTAACACCAAGGGCAAAGGGTTTGACCGCTCAGTCCGCGAGGCGATGGCTGTCCTGGGGGTTGAACTGGAGGAGCTTCCCGATTGGAACTGTTGTGGGGCCTCTTTTCCCCTCCTTGTGGACAATTTGCTGGATCTGGCAGGCCCGGCCAGAATCCTCGTAGCTGCTTCTGCCCGGGGGGAGAAACTCACCACCGCTTGCACCACCTGTTACAACGTCCTTAAGCGGACAAACCGGGTGCTTCGCCTGGACCAGGAGAAGCGGGAGAGGCTCAATTATTTCCTTGAAGCCGATTACCAGGGCCAGGTGGAAGTGCTGGATGTGCTTCAAATCATCAGAGATGAGGTTGGATTTGAAAGAGTAAAGTGGGAAGTAAAGAAGGGCCTCGCAGGTTTGAGGGTGGCCTGTTATTATGGGTGCATGGTCCTTCGCCCTCCGGCCGAAGTAGCCTACGATGACCCCGAAAACCCTCATGCCCTTGACGACCTCATGGCTTCCTTGGGAGCTGAGCCTATCCTGTGGGGCGGGAAAGTGGAATGCTGTGGTAATTATCTGGTGGCTATCAAGCCTGAAGTGGCTATGGAGATGAGTTACAGGATTATATCTTCTGCCTTCCGGGCAGGGGCCGAGGTTATTGCAACCAATTGCCCGCTGTGTCAATTTAACCTGGATCGGTGGCAAAAGGACCTGATGGTAACTAGGGGGGGCTTCAGGCCCATGCCTGTGCTTTATTTCACCCAGCTTTTGGCTTTAGCCCTTGGCCTTGACCCCAACCATTATGAACTGGATAAGCATTACGTTGACCCAAGGCCCCTGCTCAGGGCAAAGGGGTTGTGGAATGAATCAGGCTAA
- a CDS encoding HEPN domain-containing protein → MTTKEMAQSYIRTAEHSLKQARLAYDDGLWHLAVRRSQESVEPALKGVLRLLGLEVLRVHDVSFFLMEHRSRFPSWFQVQTDKLSYISRGLRKDRELSLYRDEEMALPPDLIFSKFDAEEALKNAQFVLEHSKRLLEEFTT, encoded by the coding sequence ATGACCACGAAGGAGATGGCCCAGAGCTACATTAGAACAGCGGAACATTCCCTTAAACAGGCCCGCTTGGCTTACGATGATGGGCTGTGGCATTTAGCAGTTCGCAGGTCTCAGGAAAGCGTTGAGCCGGCCTTAAAGGGAGTTCTACGCCTTCTGGGATTGGAAGTCCTGCGGGTTCATGATGTAAGCTTCTTCCTGATGGAGCATCGGAGCCGATTTCCCAGCTGGTTTCAGGTCCAGACTGATAAGCTTTCTTACATATCCCGTGGGCTGCGCAAAGATCGGGAGCTCAGCCTCTACAGGGACGAAGAGATGGCTTTGCCGCCTGATTTGATTTTTTCAAAATTTGATGCGGAAGAAGCCCTTAAAAATGCCCAATTCGTTTTAGAGCATTCAAAGCGCTTGCTTGAAGAGTTCACCACATAA
- a CDS encoding 4Fe-4S dicluster domain-containing protein codes for MGAVISLEKIFLNPLARRVEELSGQDLLACYQCGECSAGCPAAFAMDLLPSQVIRLLQLGQVEDVLKSATIWFCAACQACYARCPKGVDLSRIMEALRELAMERDGERLKYNQIPEEELDSFPQQAIIAGFRKYTL; via the coding sequence ATGGGAGCGGTAATTTCTCTGGAGAAAATTTTCCTCAATCCACTGGCCAGGAGGGTTGAGGAGCTGAGCGGCCAGGATCTTCTGGCCTGTTATCAGTGCGGAGAATGTTCAGCCGGGTGCCCTGCTGCTTTCGCCATGGATCTCCTGCCAAGTCAGGTTATTCGTCTTCTCCAGCTGGGCCAGGTTGAAGATGTCCTTAAATCGGCCACTATCTGGTTCTGCGCGGCTTGCCAGGCCTGTTACGCCCGTTGTCCCAAAGGGGTGGACCTATCAAGGATTATGGAAGCCCTGAGGGAACTGGCGATGGAAAGGGATGGAGAACGCCTCAAATACAATCAAATTCCCGAAGAAGAACTGGATTCTTTTCCTCAGCAGGCAATAATCGCGGGCTTCAGAAAATATACCCTTTAG
- a CDS encoding nucleotidyltransferase domain-containing protein yields the protein MIDFNPLELARQYAEALQRYFGERLVSVVLYGSVARGNHTTNSDIDLLIIAESLPESRRERNRILVEIEEKEFSSTLAALHRHSTRIKTPEEALRFSPLYLEKGGFFEGVLERLCSRLKELGAWRIWKDKVWYWELKPDLKWGETLEL from the coding sequence ATGATAGATTTCAACCCTTTGGAGCTCGCTAGGCAATATGCAGAGGCCCTCCAGCGCTACTTTGGAGAGCGACTGGTCTCTGTGGTGCTTTACGGTTCCGTAGCTCGCGGGAACCATACCACCAACTCCGATATTGATTTGCTCATCATTGCAGAGAGCTTGCCCGAATCGCGGCGGGAACGCAACCGCATCCTTGTAGAAATTGAAGAGAAAGAGTTCTCATCCACCCTGGCAGCTCTGCATCGGCATTCCACCAGGATCAAAACTCCTGAGGAGGCTCTCAGATTTTCCCCTCTATACCTTGAAAAAGGGGGGTTCTTTGAAGGAGTGCTGGAACGCCTTTGCAGCAGACTGAAAGAACTGGGAGCCTGGAGAATTTGGAAAGATAAGGTCTGGTATTGGGAGCTAAAGCCGGACCTGAAATGGGGAGAAACTCTGGAATTATGA
- a CDS encoding type III pantothenate kinase, with amino-acid sequence MGALLAIDIGNTKITVGLWEGEKLASHWCISTQHHRTADEYAILILSLFSQAGRSPQEVEGLVISSVVPPITSTFEEISRRYFNLTPLVVRAGVKTGVRIRYENPREVGADRVANAAAVFRLYGGPACVVDFSTATIFDAISKEGDYLGGAIAPGIAIAAEALFLHAAKLPRVELERPPKAIGTNTTHSIQSGLIFGYAGLVEGMVARFREELGPDMKVIATGSHAPLIARETKVIQVVDPWLTLKGLRIIYELNRK; translated from the coding sequence ATGGGCGCGCTCCTGGCGATAGACATAGGCAATACCAAGATAACTGTCGGCCTGTGGGAAGGGGAGAAACTGGCCTCTCATTGGTGCATATCCACTCAGCATCACCGAACCGCAGATGAATACGCCATCCTTATCCTCTCCCTCTTCTCCCAGGCTGGTCGCTCCCCCCAAGAGGTGGAAGGTCTGGTCATTTCCAGTGTGGTCCCGCCCATAACTTCAACTTTTGAAGAGATAAGTCGCCGTTATTTCAACCTCACTCCTCTGGTAGTGCGAGCAGGGGTTAAAACAGGGGTTCGGATCCGCTACGAAAACCCCAGAGAAGTGGGAGCTGACCGGGTGGCCAATGCTGCTGCTGTCTTCCGTCTTTACGGTGGCCCTGCCTGCGTGGTGGATTTCAGCACTGCTACCATCTTTGACGCTATTTCCAAAGAAGGGGATTATCTGGGAGGCGCTATTGCTCCCGGTATCGCCATAGCCGCGGAAGCCCTTTTCCTCCACGCAGCTAAATTGCCCAGAGTTGAGCTGGAACGCCCCCCAAAAGCCATAGGCACTAACACCACCCACAGCATCCAGTCGGGCTTAATTTTCGGGTATGCGGGGCTTGTGGAAGGAATGGTAGCCCGCTTCCGGGAAGAACTGGGGCCTGATATGAAGGTTATTGCCACCGGTTCTCACGCGCCCCTGATCGCCCGGGAGACCAAGGTTATCCAGGTAGTAGACCCGTGGCTTACCCTGAAAGGGCTTCGGATTATCTATGAGTTGAATCGGAAATGA
- a CDS encoding CoB--CoM heterodisulfide reductase iron-sulfur subunit A family protein: MPIKRALIVGAGIAGIQAALDIANAGYEVILVERLPSIGGHMLQLSETFPTLDCSQCILTPRTVEVGRHPRIKLYTYSEVESIEGELGNFKVRIRRYPAYVDWDLCTGCGVCQEKCPKRVVSTDFERGIGKRKAIYTLSPQAVPNKPVIDAENCLYFTQGKCRVCERFCPVGAIDYSQKEKTFEEEAGAIVIATGYELLPLSELGEYGAGTIPDVIDSLAFERLLSASGPTGGKVVRPSDGKEPKVVVFVQCAGSRDPERHKPYCSKICCMYTAKHAMLFKHRVHDGQAIVFYIDIRSAGKGYEEFIHRAVMEDQVLYIRGKVARIYRENDKIIVRGADTLSGRQVEVAADLVVLAVAMIPRPTTTELAEKLGIKVDQHGFLVEADGNLAPLESGRPGIFLAGAGTGPKDIPETVSQASGAAGKVLALFSQWS, translated from the coding sequence ATGCCCATTAAGCGGGCTTTGATAGTAGGAGCAGGCATAGCTGGGATACAGGCTGCCCTGGACATTGCCAATGCTGGTTATGAAGTAATCCTGGTGGAAAGGCTCCCGTCCATTGGGGGACATATGCTTCAGCTTTCCGAAACTTTTCCCACGCTGGACTGCTCCCAGTGCATCCTCACCCCTCGCACTGTGGAAGTGGGTCGCCACCCCAGGATTAAGTTGTACACTTACTCAGAGGTTGAATCAATTGAAGGCGAGCTCGGGAATTTCAAAGTGCGCATCCGCCGTTATCCGGCTTATGTGGACTGGGACCTCTGCACCGGTTGTGGGGTGTGTCAGGAGAAGTGCCCCAAAAGGGTGGTTTCCACCGATTTTGAGAGGGGAATAGGCAAACGCAAGGCCATCTACACCCTGTCCCCTCAGGCTGTCCCCAATAAGCCGGTTATAGACGCTGAAAATTGCCTTTATTTCACTCAGGGCAAGTGTCGGGTGTGCGAGCGCTTTTGCCCCGTCGGGGCCATTGATTATAGCCAGAAGGAGAAAACTTTTGAAGAAGAAGCAGGGGCTATAGTCATAGCCACCGGTTACGAGCTTTTACCCCTTTCGGAGCTCGGGGAATACGGGGCCGGGACCATACCGGACGTAATAGATTCTCTGGCCTTTGAGAGGCTTCTCTCAGCATCAGGCCCCACGGGGGGAAAAGTTGTGCGCCCTTCTGACGGGAAAGAGCCAAAGGTGGTGGTTTTTGTCCAATGCGCCGGCTCCCGCGATCCCGAGCGCCATAAGCCTTATTGCTCTAAGATATGCTGCATGTACACCGCAAAGCACGCCATGCTCTTCAAACACCGGGTCCACGATGGTCAAGCCATTGTCTTCTACATAGATATACGCTCGGCAGGGAAAGGCTATGAGGAGTTCATCCACCGGGCGGTGATGGAGGACCAAGTCCTTTACATTCGGGGGAAGGTAGCTCGCATCTACCGCGAAAACGATAAAATCATAGTGCGGGGTGCGGATACCCTCTCGGGCAGGCAGGTGGAAGTAGCTGCCGATTTAGTAGTTCTGGCTGTGGCTATGATCCCACGCCCTACCACCACGGAATTAGCTGAGAAACTGGGGATAAAGGTGGACCAGCATGGCTTTCTGGTAGAAGCCGATGGAAACCTTGCCCCGCTGGAAAGTGGCCGCCCAGGGATTTTCCTGGCTGGGGCTGGCACAGGCCCCAAGGATATACCGGAGACCGTATCCCAGGCCAGTGGGGCGGCAGGCAAAGTGCTGGCTCTCTTTTCACAATGGAGTTGA
- a CDS encoding cation diffusion facilitator family transporter — MNQAKQRLAWALILTSVILATEVAGGLWTRSLALLSDAAHVFFDILALGFSYLALRLASLPPDDRYTYGFHRVQVLAALVNGATLVLVAFGILREAWERFLHPENILAGPMLVVALIGFGINLLVILILRRHDHHDLNVRSAFLHVLGDTLSSIGVIAAGAIIFFTRWFWVDPLISVFIVLIILAGSGRLLKETVPILIEGMPAGIRASQVAEAMLQVEGVQEVHDLHVWTISPGFVALSAHVVLADQALSQAQSIMEELKHLLTARFGIEHTTIQFECQSCGQGTSVCVVGMSPWSREKGESNHAH, encoded by the coding sequence ATGAATCAGGCTAAACAGCGCCTTGCCTGGGCCCTTATCCTGACCAGCGTGATTCTGGCCACTGAGGTTGCAGGAGGGCTGTGGACCAGAAGCCTGGCTTTGCTTTCCGATGCTGCTCATGTCTTTTTTGATATTCTGGCACTGGGTTTCAGCTACCTCGCCCTGCGATTGGCTTCACTGCCTCCTGACGACCGTTACACTTATGGGTTTCACCGGGTGCAGGTGCTGGCCGCACTGGTAAACGGAGCCACCCTGGTCCTGGTGGCCTTCGGTATTTTGCGCGAAGCCTGGGAACGGTTCCTCCATCCGGAGAATATACTGGCAGGCCCCATGCTTGTGGTGGCATTGATAGGTTTTGGCATTAACCTTCTGGTAATCCTCATCCTTCGGCGCCACGACCACCACGACCTTAACGTCCGCAGCGCTTTCCTTCACGTCCTGGGCGATACCCTTTCCTCTATTGGTGTTATCGCCGCTGGAGCGATCATTTTCTTCACCAGGTGGTTCTGGGTGGATCCCCTCATCAGTGTGTTCATTGTGTTGATCATCCTGGCAGGATCTGGAAGGCTGCTGAAAGAAACAGTGCCAATCCTTATTGAAGGGATGCCGGCGGGCATCAGAGCTTCCCAGGTGGCCGAGGCTATGCTTCAAGTGGAGGGAGTGCAGGAGGTGCACGATCTACATGTTTGGACCATCAGTCCCGGGTTCGTGGCCCTAAGCGCTCATGTGGTCCTGGCTGACCAGGCCCTCAGCCAGGCTCAGAGCATTATGGAGGAACTGAAACACCTTCTGACCGCCAGGTTCGGGATTGAGCATACAACGATTCAATTTGAATGCCAAAGCTGCGGACAGGGAACGTCTGTTTGCGTTGTAGGGATGTCGCCCTGGTCAAGAGAAAAGGGAGAATCAAACCATGCCCATTAA
- a CDS encoding glycosyltransferase family 39 protein encodes MGPITPKKLLVFVLTLYLVMGVTFAVIFPLGEAPDEPGHFTYVRYVALEQKLPVLKPKYEENETVAAHHPPAYYVLVAALTSPFIDGNLRLYRNPLFDWGWKATHFIKGPEHSFPWRGDHLAWHVARFISLALGLVSLRIIYLAGRRLLGSEWAAVACVAYVGLNPQFIYLHSYVTNDVLATLAGTLLVFSALNFYHRPTVINALFSAIAISLAVLAKLTAVAMLPALILAFILSWRRLSARSRMQILAILISVPALLSGWWFVRNLKLYGDLTGLNMLRVTLARNYYESPLGISELIRLLRPMFEQTFKSSWGYFGWLTLPMLDWIFLAIFIAHVVAAAGIIMKLKGLLNKPEAWIIGLSWAGLLVSFLNYNRIANSSGWQGRFLFPAVSVVAVAFIAGWRYWLSKRDQVLSLLVTGAGTSLTIYALVALILPVYLPPQFLPADISLRNRIDIPFEGGLRLIGYELPLKKFKPGDSLKLTLYWKLDVPSSVAYRVKVTAYTFTGECVIPTAESFLFRRYPVPLWKHGMIVKDEYRLHIEEDVEQVTAPLTLFVLQGHNAQPVPRLDRPEGSRENKAEITWITVGTRRGPTDEPERKLEAVFGDEMIRLLGYTLHGEPVRAGGTITVTLYWKAEKPVEFNYHVFVHALNEKGELIAQHDSPPRSGLYPTSVWSPKEIIVDSHPLTVPQDYEGKIKLLVGLYSLETMERLKVRSKEGVELLDRAVPLGEVY; translated from the coding sequence ATGGGGCCAATCACTCCGAAGAAACTTTTGGTTTTCGTTCTAACGTTATACCTCGTAATGGGAGTTACTTTTGCTGTGATTTTCCCCCTGGGAGAAGCCCCTGATGAACCGGGGCATTTCACTTATGTTCGCTACGTGGCTCTCGAACAGAAACTCCCCGTCCTCAAGCCAAAGTATGAAGAAAATGAGACGGTTGCTGCACATCATCCCCCCGCTTACTACGTCCTTGTAGCAGCTTTAACAAGTCCCTTCATAGATGGCAATCTGCGCCTTTACCGTAACCCTTTATTTGACTGGGGGTGGAAAGCCACACATTTTATCAAAGGGCCGGAACATTCGTTTCCATGGCGCGGCGACCATTTAGCCTGGCATGTTGCGAGGTTTATTTCTCTGGCGCTGGGTTTGGTCAGCCTGAGAATAATTTACCTTGCAGGACGTAGACTTTTGGGCTCCGAATGGGCGGCAGTGGCCTGCGTAGCTTATGTGGGGTTAAATCCGCAGTTCATTTACCTGCACAGCTATGTTACCAATGATGTCCTTGCTACCCTGGCAGGAACACTGCTGGTTTTTTCTGCTTTGAACTTTTACCATAGACCCACGGTTATTAATGCCCTTTTCTCAGCTATTGCTATATCTCTGGCTGTTCTTGCCAAACTCACAGCTGTGGCCATGCTCCCTGCCCTTATCCTCGCTTTCATCTTGAGCTGGCGTCGCCTTTCCGCACGATCCAGAATGCAGATTCTGGCTATTTTAATTTCAGTCCCCGCGCTTCTGAGCGGGTGGTGGTTTGTGCGGAACCTGAAACTCTATGGGGATTTAACCGGGCTCAACATGCTAAGGGTAACCCTTGCCCGTAATTACTACGAAAGCCCCTTGGGAATCTCAGAGCTTATCCGGCTGTTGCGTCCCATGTTTGAGCAAACCTTCAAAAGCAGTTGGGGTTACTTTGGATGGCTAACTTTGCCTATGCTCGACTGGATTTTCCTCGCCATTTTTATTGCGCATGTAGTAGCCGCTGCAGGGATAATAATGAAGCTCAAGGGCTTGCTGAACAAACCAGAAGCCTGGATAATTGGGTTATCGTGGGCGGGATTGCTGGTCTCTTTCCTCAACTACAACAGGATCGCGAATTCATCAGGTTGGCAAGGGCGTTTTCTTTTCCCAGCCGTTTCGGTTGTGGCCGTGGCCTTCATAGCTGGTTGGCGTTACTGGTTAAGTAAAAGAGACCAGGTTCTTTCCCTGCTGGTTACCGGTGCAGGGACGTCTTTAACCATTTACGCCCTTGTGGCTTTGATCTTACCGGTTTACTTGCCCCCTCAATTTTTACCCGCAGATATTAGCCTTCGGAACCGAATTGATATACCGTTTGAGGGTGGCTTGCGCCTCATCGGCTACGAGCTCCCGTTGAAAAAGTTTAAACCAGGGGATTCTTTGAAGCTTACCCTTTACTGGAAACTTGATGTCCCCTCGTCAGTAGCTTACCGGGTCAAAGTTACGGCCTATACTTTTACCGGTGAATGCGTCATTCCTACGGCAGAATCGTTCCTATTCAGGCGCTATCCTGTGCCCCTATGGAAACATGGGATGATTGTGAAAGACGAATACCGCCTGCACATAGAAGAGGATGTAGAGCAAGTAACAGCTCCGCTCACCCTCTTTGTGCTTCAGGGACACAATGCTCAACCTGTGCCGAGACTTGACAGGCCGGAGGGTTCCAGAGAAAACAAGGCTGAAATTACCTGGATAACGGTGGGGACCCGAAGGGGACCCACGGATGAGCCTGAAAGAAAGCTGGAAGCCGTTTTCGGCGATGAAATGATCCGATTGTTAGGCTACACCCTTCATGGTGAGCCTGTCAGGGCAGGGGGAACTATTACTGTAACCCTTTACTGGAAGGCGGAGAAACCTGTGGAATTTAACTATCACGTTTTCGTTCACGCTTTGAACGAGAAAGGGGAATTGATAGCCCAGCATGATAGCCCGCCCCGTTCAGGTCTGTATCCAACTTCCGTCTGGTCACCGAAGGAGATAATAGTTGATTCGCATCCATTAACAGTACCACAGGACTATGAGGGTAAAATCAAGCTTCTGGTGGGGCTATACTCCCTTGAGACTATGGAAAGGCTAAAGGTCAGGAGCAAGGAAGGCGTTGAACTTTTGGACCGTGCAGTGCCTCTGGGAGAAGTGTATTGA
- a CDS encoding CoB--CoM heterodisulfide reductase iron-sulfur subunit A family protein: protein MARIGVFICHCGFNIAGVVDVKQVAEEIGRLPEVVFVTDYKYMCSDPGQNLIQKAAEEYKLDGIVVAACSPSMHEVTFRRAAASAGVNPYRTEIANIREQVSWPHRDYPKEATRKAIEIIRTIIEKVRYDEALVPLGIPVIKKALVIGGGIAGITAALDIANAGYPVVLVEREKELGGKMRRLSGLYINFEAPDGFLEQKVKAATEHPGITLLTQSEVKEVGGYVGNFTVKVDTPSGERAFDVGAIVVATGFDLYPLQALGEYGGGRYPDVISALEFERMLKDGLHRPSDGREVKSVAFVQCAGSRDPQRHRPYCSKICCMYVAKQASLFKQRVPDGQALVFYIDIRSQGKNYEEFVQRAIMDYGVLYIRGKVARVYQEGGRVFVRGVDTLSGRPVEAEVDLAILASAAVASPGAEELAKKLKVSTDAFGFFQEAHPKLRPVESLTAGVFIAGAAQFPKDIPETVAQASGAAAKVLGLFAQRELVQEPTVAYVIEDLCSGCSLCVEACPYGARALHPWRGIATVNVALCQGCGACAMVCPNKASRVRNFTPVQYLAMVEKVVG from the coding sequence ATGGCTCGCATAGGGGTTTTCATCTGCCACTGCGGGTTTAACATAGCCGGAGTGGTTGATGTAAAGCAAGTAGCGGAGGAAATTGGCAGGCTTCCGGAAGTGGTTTTCGTCACCGATTACAAATACATGTGCTCTGATCCGGGCCAGAATCTGATTCAGAAAGCGGCTGAAGAATACAAACTGGATGGGATTGTAGTAGCCGCCTGTTCTCCATCCATGCACGAAGTTACCTTCCGCAGGGCGGCGGCTTCGGCGGGGGTCAATCCATATCGCACTGAAATAGCTAACATCCGGGAGCAGGTAAGCTGGCCCCACAGGGATTATCCGAAGGAAGCTACCCGCAAAGCAATTGAAATCATCCGCACCATTATTGAAAAAGTTCGTTACGACGAAGCCCTTGTTCCTCTTGGCATTCCCGTTATCAAAAAGGCTCTGGTCATCGGTGGAGGTATCGCCGGCATCACAGCCGCCTTAGACATTGCTAACGCCGGGTATCCGGTGGTGCTGGTGGAGCGGGAAAAGGAGCTCGGGGGGAAGATGCGCCGCCTTTCGGGTTTATACATAAACTTTGAAGCTCCCGATGGCTTTCTGGAGCAGAAGGTTAAGGCCGCAACTGAGCACCCCGGTATCACCCTCTTGACTCAATCGGAAGTGAAAGAGGTTGGGGGATATGTGGGGAACTTCACTGTCAAGGTGGATACCCCTTCCGGGGAAAGGGCCTTTGATGTGGGGGCAATAGTGGTGGCTACGGGCTTTGACCTCTATCCCCTTCAGGCTCTTGGGGAATACGGTGGAGGCCGCTATCCTGATGTGATCAGCGCCCTGGAGTTTGAACGGATGCTGAAGGATGGACTGCATCGTCCTTCTGATGGGAGAGAAGTAAAGAGCGTGGCTTTCGTTCAGTGTGCGGGCTCTCGGGACCCCCAGCGCCACAGGCCTTACTGTTCCAAGATATGTTGCATGTATGTTGCCAAGCAGGCCTCTCTCTTCAAACAGAGGGTTCCCGATGGGCAGGCTCTGGTTTTCTACATAGACATTCGCTCCCAGGGGAAAAACTATGAAGAGTTTGTCCAGAGAGCCATAATGGACTATGGTGTGCTTTACATTCGGGGTAAAGTGGCTAGGGTTTACCAGGAAGGTGGCAGGGTTTTTGTGCGGGGTGTGGATACCCTTTCGGGGAGGCCAGTGGAGGCAGAGGTGGATCTGGCCATTCTGGCCAGCGCAGCGGTGGCTTCGCCGGGGGCGGAGGAGCTGGCGAAGAAACTAAAGGTCTCCACTGATGCCTTCGGCTTTTTCCAGGAAGCTCACCCGAAGCTTCGTCCGGTGGAAAGCTTGACGGCAGGAGTTTTCATTGCCGGGGCTGCCCAGTTCCCCAAGGATATTCCGGAAACGGTGGCCCAGGCTTCTGGTGCAGCCGCCAAGGTGTTGGGGCTTTTCGCTCAGCGGGAGCTGGTGCAGGAGCCAACGGTGGCTTACGTAATAGAGGACCTTTGTTCAGGTTGCAGCCTGTGCGTGGAAGCCTGCCCGTATGGAGCCCGAGCTCTCCATCCCTGGAGAGGCATCGCTACAGTGAACGTTGCTCTCTGCCAGGGCTGTGGAGCTTGTGCCATGGTATGTCCTAACAAAGCTTCTCGTGTGCGCAACTTCACGCCAGTCCAGTATCTGGCGATGGTGGAAAAAGTGGTGGGGTAG